AAAATGTTCTTAACCTTATATAAACTCACATCACACTGCATGTCAACTTTTCATTCGCTTGTAATACTACCTGTATTTCATTACAGTATATCCTTCCGTTCTCCAATAAAGCAATCTAAACTTGCAACACCAGAACTTGGAAATGTTTGGGAAAATATTACCTGATTGTAACATCTTTCATTAGAAAGTCACTATACGTCTTAAACATGGATTTCCTCACCGGTACACCACCTTGTGCAGGTCTGCTATGTAGTCTGCCGACATCAGTACAGACTCTAGGCTGCTGAGAGCTTGCCAACATGTTGCATTCTGCTAGAGGTATTCCACAATGGCAGAAAGCGTTGGGGGAACGAACTTGCTCATCGAAGTGGTGCGGAGACAGTATTCAATCCAAATCCGAAAAATAACTTAAACTCATGTAATCCTTTTCCCAGTTACTGTCAAATTCCATTACAATTTTCTACttcatttttcttctccttcacaCCCACGGCTTGAACCCCCCGCAGCACTCTAAACTCTAGTCACTTCTCTTGACGCTCATCACTACTGTCAAAGCTCTTCTCAGGACTACGGCACAACTGTGAATCACCAAAGAATCTTTGCAAAAGCATTATAGAAGCATCATCAAAAGCCTGAGCTCCAGCGTAATGCTTATACCATGCAGGAAGCATCACAAGCCAAAAAAAGCTTGGCATAGCATAAAAATCCCCCGACATCATACTTCTTTCAGCAGTCATTCTGTTAAAATAGCCCAAACATACTCTTTTTGGCACTTATTCCTCCCAAAATTTCCTACCTCAATATCATATCACattcacatataaatttttCAATAGCTCGTGATACTAATTACATTATAAATCATTCAAATGTAAGTTGATAGTAATATTAACAAAGCAGAAATTACTATTGACAAGTAATACATTGGATTTTAGCAAATATTCACGTGATAAACTTGATCGGTTTTAATGAATCTACTTTGTCGCTAATAATTTCTACCCGCTAATATCACTGCCCATATATGAGGATTTCTCTAATTCGAAAGGTCACAACATGCGATTCCATAACTTGAAATGTATGAGTTGATATAATGTGATTGTTATAGCCAACCAACACCTCCCATAAAACTACTGAATATAACCATccaaaacaccgttctctatcAGCTTTAAGCTTTTTTGAGATAAACTGTTGTTTTATATGGGATCAGAACAGGTCCTGTTCTGTGTTCGAATCCCATCAAAACAAATTAACTCGAAACAAACAAAGCAAtttacgaatagaatcaaatcaaattaaaccaaatcaaatcaaatcaaaacaaaacaacCAGTGGTGAGGGCTTAAATCATACCAACTCTCCTAACTCCGGATTACCCTAAACACCCCCCCTCCGGAGATAGAGCATGGTAGtgcccaccaccaccaccatttcCATCCATGGAGGAGATCGAGCTCGCGAAACAGTAGCTCTAatggggttagggtttcggcGGAGAGGGAGGTCGGGATCCCTCCGAGAATTGCGGGAGAAAATGGAGGAGCGAATCAATCTAAATTAagtcataaaatttaaataaaagatcaaaaaactTTACATTTTGGTCCAACTTAGAATTTTGAGGATAATATAAACAATATCTAAATTTAGGAGGGTGCTTATGCAATAATCACTAGTGATGCTCCCTCTGGAAACTTCTCAGGTTGAACGCGAGTGACCGTTTAATTATTACCGGCAATCGCCCGTTCCCGCTCGAAGCCTCTCGATCTCTCCACCCTAGTCATCAACCCAGGGCCTGGAACCTTCTCGTCCCCCATTACTACCGCCACGTGTCGGTCCACCCCTCCGACCCCTCCAACGGCTATAAATTCCCCACCCATCGAACTTAGTCGAGCACGAATCTCCGCGACGCCTCCTCTTCGAAAGCGAACGAAACGATGAGACGATCCGTTGCCTTCTCCGTTACCGTTAtcttgttgctgctgctgcagctgctaaCTCTAGCGCCGTTAACGGTCGGTTCGCTGCTGACGTGGCTGGACCGGCCCGGGAGTCCGGTCCCGGACCGGGTTCTCGCCGACCCGTTCCGGATCCTGGAGCAGGTGCCCTTCGCGCTGGACCGGGATGACGTGGCGATGGTCGACGTGGCGCGCGTGGATTGGAGGGAGACCCCCACGTCCCACGAGATCATCATGGACGTACCAGGTAAGAGCAACAaagacacacacacactattGTAAAACTTATCTCACCTATcacatttttaaattaaaatattttaattttactatctaatttataatttaattaatatatgatcaaatttaaaacacCTACGCTTATTCATTTCTCTTGGTTTTCTCTACACGCGAAGGTATAAAAAGAGAGGAGCTGAAGATAGAGATAGAGGAGAACAGGATCCTCCGCGTCAGCGGCGAGCGAAGGCGAGACGACGAGAAAAAGGGGGAGCACTGGCACTGCATCGAGCGGTCCTACGGCAAATTCTGGCGCCGGTTCCGGCTCCCGGACAATGCCGACCTCGACTCCGTCACCGCGAAGCTCGAGGACGGGGTCCTCACGGTGAGCCTCAAGAAACTGGCCCCTGACCAGATCAAGGGCCCGAGAGTAGTGAGCATCGGCGGCGGGGAgagcgagggcaagggcgaggagaagaagaagaagattaccGCCGCCGACGCAGAAAAGAAAGTTGAgctatgaatatatatatatatatatatatatatatatatatatatatatatgcgcatGATGGCTTTGGTGCCTTTGTTTTGTCCATGCTGTACTGGTGTGAGTGATTACCATCGAATAATAGTGTTATCGTAATGCAGGTTTGTGCCTGTTGGTATAGTAAAATTGTTGTAAtgtattaaaaaagaaagaaaaaaaaaaaaagagtaacttCTATTGTGAATCCTTAGTCtagttgtttttatttttgctaattttctctttttgaaaCCTTAAAACCTCGCTGGGGCCTTTTgcaataaaaaattcacttattttgggcttggTTTTGCAAAATCGCGGCccacctttttcgatttttacagattcggtccactgTTTCAGCAAAGTgaccaaaaataaaaccatttattatttttgtctctttcctctttttgtttcttctcgttcgtttcttattttctttggcCTCCCATCCCGATGCCACTTCTCCCCGCCACTACCGCCCCCTTCTCCTCCACTCCCCTCCCCCCCGACACCAAGGTCTAGCAACCTCCTCCTCCAAGCGCTGCTCAAAGGCTCGCCGATGGTTGCGCTGCCTGCGAGCTCTGGCTCGACATGGAGACGCTAACGCGCGTCCCAAAGACCTCGGGACTCGCTAAATCCGTCTACATGACGCCCGCGGTCCAAGTCCGCAAGCCCTGGAACGCCGTCCGATCTCTTCAGAAGGAGATGTCCACGAAGTTCGCCCCCGACGGCGCCGTCGCCTACAACACGGCCATCCACGCACCTTGGAAATCTTTATCAACGCCGCGTCCCGCCCGCTCTAGGACGGGGGGCGGGGGGGCGCGGGGGAGGGCGCTGGTCCGGGAGTGCACAAGCCGCGCGCGGGGACCGGTCAGCGCGGGGCCAGTACAGAGcgcgggcggcggcgggcggcaccCGGACCAGGCTTGCGCGCTCCGGCTTCTTTACATTCTTCAatgtgtaatggtgcaccattataCCATTAATGGTacccattacaccattaatggtgtaatttcatcattacaccattaatggtgtaatggtgcaccattaatggtgtaattacaccattacactattaatggtgtaatggagcaccattacaccattaatagtgtaatggtgctCCATTACACCAttcattacaccattaatggtgtaatggtgcaccattacaccattacactattatgaagaaaaagaagccgTGTGCACCGCATAtccgcccgccgccgctgcgtgcaCCGGCCCTGCCGCCGACCTGGCCCCGCCCCCCGCTCGTGGTGTTCGACGAATCGCCCGCTTCAGGGGCTTCCTGATCCCGCGCTTCCTCGGCTTCTCCAGCAGCGACAAGGGAATTCTCCCTCCGCGTGCGCACGGAGCGCAGCCCCCTCGGCATGAGGCTTCGGACGAGGTCGAGCGCCGCGTCCGGGGAGTGGGGAGCGGGGTGAGGGAGCCCGGCGCGGTCGCACTAGCTGAGGATCGCGTTCCTGATAGCGACGTTGGGGATGAGGAggggagaggcggaggcggaggtggagagGTTGAGGGCGTGGGAGAGGCACGGAGGGGTGAAGGCGAGGTCGACGCACGCGTGGACGCAGCTCCGCTCGCGATTGGCCGTCGCAGGCACAGCGTCACCACCGACGAGTCGCGCACTCCGACCTTGGCGCCCGACCTGAGCCGCCTCTGCTCCTTTGGCGGCCGGAGGACCCACTGTTGGCGGCCTTCCGTGCGGATCGGGAGAGGGAGGCGGACGCGGCGTCCCtggggaaaagaaagaaaaaagaacgagaaaaaaaaagagaagagagaaaaatgtataagggtattttggtcagtttgctgaaaaagtggaccgaatctgcaaaaacgaaaaaagtggtccggttttgcaaaagtccaaaataagtggattttttatgcaaaaaggccaaccTGCTGTTAACCAAGCTAGAAATGAGGCCCAGCTGGAAGATGGTCTGGCTGATTATGAAAATACTTGTGCTGCGAAGCACATTTTGTAATGGTCTTATCGgatagcaataataataataatttatcggATGTAAATTATCAATCTAAAATACTGTCCTATAAAATCCCtccttttagaaaaatatttagaatgtattaattatattattaatgtgaCGATTTAAAATTTGTGGCCGTCCAAGCCAGCCAGGATTATCTGATGACCTGCAtagtacttttaatttttaggcTATGATAACACATATAATAATCCGATCTATTGGCGATTATATTTCATTTTGTTCAAACTAccgatttaaaatatttaaatttaattattattattattataatatattattttttatatatttaattataattttgtattcATTCGATGTGAAATTATTAGGACTTTACACATCTTATGCCGGTTATAAAAGTTAGCTTTTAAACaacaaatttagaaatatttgaaTCGTCTAATCATATTTAACTGTGCGAGTATTTAAAGTTGATTGTAGTTACAATAAGCgggacaaaaatttggtgggcatTCATccccaaacaatttgtttggggaCGGAGCCGATGGGCGCTGCGTGTGTACGTGCACCCATCACCACCGCCCCTTTCTtcgttctctttctctctctttcgaaAAAACGAAgcccacaaatttttttctttttattttttttgccgtTTCCAGGGCCGCGATGGGCGCCGATGCGGCACCCATTGGCATGGTCCCCGGACAAAATTGTTTGGGGACGatgcccaccaaatttttgtcaCAATAAGCCTAAGagcagaaaattttttaaaaaattgaataatgtaattatatttaacactgGGTAGTTAAgccacattttcttttttttttagaatgaaGCATttgggccaatttgcataaaaaatccactaattttagatttttgcaAAAATGAACCACCTGACGCCTCTTCCTTTTGTatgtcttctttttctttttcttctctctcttttttcttccctctctttcttttccttcttcccaTAAAAGCAGGCTACCATTTTTTAAACCAGACTTAGACGTTTTTGTTTTTNttcactaattttgggcttttgcaaaaatgggccacattttttatttttacagattcggtccgattttttagcaaactgaccaaaatacccttgtatctttttctctctcctctttttttctctcgttctttttttttttcttttcccagaGAGCAGCGGAGGTGTGGAAACGCCACCCCCCCTGCCCCGGCGACGTCGCCCTCGTCAGCTCCGGCCACGTCGTGGGCGACGAGCCCGCCTCCCCCACCTCGGCCTCTCCCCCGACCCCTCCTCCTACCACACCCTCGCCTAGGCCCTCTGCCGCCGCGGCCAGGCCCACTTCGCAGCCTCCCTGCTCGACGACATATGCTCCACTGTggcctccttcttctttctccttctccgtCAGCGCGCCAACGCGAGACGACGACAGAGGGATGCAAACTCGGCCCGAAGCCAGTCGGAGTCGCGAGGGAGGAGCGCGGAGAggtgggcggcggcgccgaTCCGCGCGGCGAGCTCGCGGTTCTCAGCACGGAGGCGTGCAAGGCAGCTCCAGAGCTCCTCGAGGTGGAAGAAggaggaaaggaaaagaaaaaaaaaagagaataaaccGAGGGAaagaaggaggaagaaaaaaaaagagaataaaccgagggaaagaagaaggaagaagaagaagagaataaaaaataatataaatttcacccaaatagtgcaacattcgcCTAAAAGGAGCAGAGGCgaaatggtgtaaattttaccgtgtttgaaacaaaaattgcactatttcgCCCAAACTTGCACCATTTCATCAAATTTTACACCATTTCGTtcaaaattacactatttctccttctcctcctcttcctcttccttcttcttttttacaccattacactattataTCGTAACAATAAAAATCTCTTAAAAACCGAGCCGGATTTGCCTATGCCGTCGACTCGCCCTATCCGTCCTCTGCCGCCTTCGCCACTCCCGTTCGAGCACGAGAACGATCGCCGTATTGCGCGTGCCGCGAGCGGATCTTCGTATCGCAAGTGCCACAGCGGCGCTCTCGAGCCGGATAGGCATAGCCCTAGATGGGGCGGCACTGTCGTGCGCCACGAAGCTCCGCGGCGGCACGCGCAATACGGGGATCGCTCGTGCTCGAACGGGAGTGGCGAAGGCGGCAGAGGACGGATAGGGCGAGTCGATGGTGTAGGCGAATCCGGCTCGGTTTTTAGGAGATTTTTATTGTTATGAtataatagtgtaatggtgtaaaaaataagaaggaagaggaagaggaggagaaggagaaatagtgtaattttgaACGAAATGGTGTAAAATTTGATGAAATGGTGCAAGTTTGGGcgaaatagtgcaatttttgtttcaaacacggtaaaatttacaccatttcGCCTCTGCTCCTTTTAGgcgaatgttgcactatttgggtgaaatttatattattttttattctcttcttcttcttccttcttctttccctcggtttattctctttttttttcttcctccttcttTCCCTCggtttattctcttttttttttcttttcctttcctccTTCTTCCACCTCGAGGAGCTCTGGAGCTGCCTTGCACGCCTCCGTGCTGAGAACCGCGAGCTCGCCGCGCGGAtcggcgccgccgcccaccTCTCCGCGCTCCTCCCTCGCGACTCCGACTGGCTTCGGGCCGAGTTTGCATCCCTCTGTCGTCGTCTCGCGTTGGCGCGCTGacggagaaggagaaagaagaaggaggccACAGTGGAGCATATGTCGTCGAGCAGGGAGGCTGCGAAGTGGGCCTGGCCGCGGCGGCAGAGGGCCTAGGCGAGGGTGTGGTAGGAGGAGGGGTCGGGGGAGAGGCCGAGGTGGGGGAGGCGGGCTCGTCGCCCACGACGTGGCCGGAGCTGACGAGGGCGACGTCGCCGGGGCAGGGGGGGTGGCGTTTCCACACCTCCGCTGCTCtctgggaaaagaaaaaaaaaaagaacgagagaaaaaaagaggagagagaaaaagatacaagggtattttggtcagtttgctaaaaaatcggaccgaatctgtaaaaataaaaaatgtggcccatttttgcaaaagcccaaaattagtgaattttctatgcaaattggccaagcATTTGCCTTTAGATTTTATtgttattctttattttattttatttttttttgttgagagggCCATAGTAAGATACTTGtttggtttatttttattttgttgttgttgttgttattgttgattgtattttggtttaattacataattttagtatagatattatttatatatatatataaagaatgaataaaattttgagtttctatataaagtttttttaaaaaaattaataccctCGAAGAATATATCTgaacttaaaatattattaaaattttttaattgttttatataaattttaatttactaatcAACATCATCTAATTTTctaatcaatttaattttaattaatgagAGGTACTTAACAAAATCTGATAgaattttctctattttaatgctaaataaaattatttaagttggcacataaaataaaaatctcttgAAATTCGCaaataatgttttaaaatttattaaataattttggaGGATTTTTTTCTCaagtaaatttaatatttaaataatttttattttcaattattattcAAAATGTGGATAAGAAATGAGTGGATCTCAAACTCTCAAATGTATGTAAGAaactagataaaaataaaataaaatttaaaataatccaaaaaacaaaaaaaaaaaaaccccagaAAAAAATTAGTGCTCCGCTCTTCtggaagcttcttcttcttcttcttcttcttcccgaATCCCGATAATGGCGAGCCCCGTGTTAACTCCCCAAACCCtaatctcctcctccgcctcttcgTCCTCGTTGTTCTCTTCTTCGATCCTACTCCGAAGAGTCCACACCGCATCGTGCCTCTCCTTGAGATCGAGGAGATTTGGTTCGAACCGCGGCGCCCGCTCGTTGGCGATAAGGGCGGAGACAATGGCGACGGAGAAGCTGGGGATCAAGGTCGAGAGGAACCCGCCCGATTCGAGGCTCAACGAGCTCGGAGTGAGGCAATGGCCCAAGTACGTGTTTAGTtcctctatttttcttttttgatctttttctcTCGTAAATTTGTAGCCTTTGTCATTGATTGGATTGGGCGTGTTCGAAATTGAGATCGGAGTCGAAGAAAATTTGTGATTTTGGTGTGTTTCCG
This DNA window, taken from Ananas comosus cultivar F153 linkage group 21, ASM154086v1, whole genome shotgun sequence, encodes the following:
- the LOC109726454 gene encoding 22.0 kDa class IV heat shock protein-like — its product is MRRSVAFSVTVILLLLLQLLTLAPLTVGSLLTWLDRPGSPVPDRVLADPFRILEQVPFALDRDDVAMVDVARVDWRETPTSHEIIMDVPGIKREELKIEIEENRILRVSGERRRDDEKKGEHWHCIERSYGKFWRRFRLPDNADLDSVTAKLEDGVLTVSLKKLAPDQIKGPRVVSIGGGESEGKGEEKKKKITAADAEKKVEL
- the LOC109726834 gene encoding uncharacterized protein LOC109726834 — its product is MASPVLTPQTLISSSASSSSLFSSSILLRRVHTASCLSLRSRRFGSNRGARSLAIRAETMATEKLGIKVERNPPDSRLNELGVRQWPKWGCPPSKFPWTYTAKETCYLLEGKVKVFPDGHGNDYVEIQAGDLVEFPRGMKCTWDVSVAVDKHYNFE